A single genomic interval of Stieleria maiorica harbors:
- a CDS encoding MFS transporter → MFLGAVLSPTLGAIADAQNGKRRWLAITAFTGAASSVLLGLVSPGQTELMGVVLMIQFLAMPGAIVVAKLADRFGKKPTLLGCLAVWAVTLLSAYWVTASIGFWILAAVIALVLGGTQAVSRALMSEMIPEGRNAQYFGFFNLSGKATSFLGTFLFGAIIALTGSSRMAVIGLLPLFVVGAWLLTRVKTPAS, encoded by the coding sequence ATGTTTTTGGGCGCGGTGCTGTCGCCGACTTTGGGGGCGATTGCGGATGCGCAGAACGGCAAACGCCGTTGGTTGGCGATCACGGCGTTCACCGGCGCCGCGTCTTCGGTGTTGCTGGGATTGGTGTCGCCCGGGCAAACCGAGTTGATGGGCGTGGTGTTGATGATTCAATTTTTGGCCATGCCGGGTGCGATTGTCGTGGCGAAACTCGCCGATCGGTTTGGAAAGAAGCCGACGTTGTTGGGATGCTTGGCGGTCTGGGCGGTGACGTTATTGTCGGCGTATTGGGTGACGGCATCGATCGGGTTTTGGATTCTCGCGGCCGTGATCGCGCTTGTCTTGGGCGGTACACAAGCGGTCAGCCGGGCGTTGATGTCCGAGATGATTCCCGAAGGTCGAAACGCCCAATACTTCGGGTTTTTCAATTTGTCGGGAAAAGCCACCAGCTTCCTGGGGACGTTTCTGTTCGGCGCGATCATCGCCCTGACCGGCAGTTCGCGGATGGCCGTGATCGGCTTGCTGCCGTTGTTTGTCGTCGGCGCGTGGTTGCTCACTCGGGTGAAAACGCCGGCCAGTTGA
- a CDS encoding c-type cytochrome, producing MVNDVKKVLGVVLLSTVAGCTSDPKSGWGFTLPEGDAVRGKATFVELKCNACHTVAGVELDQTNPEEVATVALGGTKGYVVTYGELVTSIINPSHRFALGYISEEIKEGEVSKMRLYNDEMTVTQLSDLVTFLQEHYQVEIYVPTPFVPYY from the coding sequence ATGGTCAATGATGTCAAAAAGGTCTTGGGCGTTGTTTTGTTGTCGACGGTTGCGGGCTGTACGTCGGATCCGAAATCGGGTTGGGGATTCACCTTGCCCGAAGGGGATGCCGTGCGTGGCAAAGCGACGTTTGTGGAATTGAAATGCAACGCTTGCCACACGGTGGCCGGCGTGGAGTTGGACCAGACAAACCCCGAAGAGGTGGCCACGGTTGCCCTGGGAGGCACGAAGGGCTACGTCGTGACCTACGGCGAGCTTGTCACGTCGATCATCAACCCTTCCCACCGATTCGCGCTCGGCTACATATCCGAGGAGATCAAGGAAGGCGAGGTCTCCAAGATGCGACTGTACAACGACGAAATGACCGTGACACAGCTGTCTGATTTAGTAACGTTCTTGCAAGAGCATTACCAGGTCGAGATCTATGTTCCGACGCCGTTTGTGCCCTACTACTGA
- a CDS encoding helix-hairpin-helix domain-containing protein, translated as MENANSQASLFPVDDPAQRRQSGLDENRRIANHLGEIASLLESQHASGFRVSAYRKAAGTLLNLQTPVRWIDQKHGIDGLIRIETVGQSIASLIDQYLRTGRVPLLDRLRGEATAEKIFTTLPTIGPELAHRIYDALHVETLPELYSAAINGKLDEVPGIGKKRAAAIQEVLAERLRRSPSPTAPLYPATDRSIPVREILDIDAEYRQKAQQDKLPKVAPTKFNPGNVAWLPILHTERDGRHYTALYSNSARAHELNTTKDWVVIYRDDDQQHGRWTVITSQFGKLHGCRIIRGREDECREVYLRKQPQ; from the coding sequence ATGGAAAATGCAAATTCCCAGGCGTCGCTCTTTCCGGTCGACGATCCCGCCCAGCGGCGACAATCCGGCCTGGATGAGAACCGGCGGATCGCCAATCACCTGGGTGAAATCGCCAGTCTGCTGGAATCGCAACACGCCAGCGGATTCCGCGTGTCGGCCTACCGCAAGGCCGCCGGGACGCTGCTGAACCTGCAAACGCCCGTCCGTTGGATCGACCAAAAGCACGGCATCGACGGGCTGATCCGAATCGAAACGGTCGGCCAATCGATCGCCAGTTTGATCGACCAGTATCTACGAACCGGTCGTGTCCCCCTGCTGGACCGACTGCGTGGTGAAGCGACCGCCGAAAAGATTTTTACGACCTTGCCGACGATCGGTCCCGAACTGGCCCACCGAATCTACGATGCCTTACACGTCGAAACCCTGCCCGAACTCTACAGCGCCGCGATCAACGGCAAATTGGATGAAGTGCCCGGGATCGGAAAGAAGCGTGCCGCGGCGATCCAAGAAGTGCTCGCCGAACGTCTGCGTCGCTCCCCCAGTCCGACGGCGCCCTTGTACCCGGCCACCGACCGTTCGATTCCGGTACGAGAAATCTTGGACATCGATGCGGAATACCGCCAAAAAGCCCAACAGGACAAACTGCCGAAGGTCGCCCCGACCAAGTTCAACCCCGGCAACGTCGCTTGGTTGCCGATCTTGCACACCGAGCGAGACGGTCGTCACTACACCGCACTGTACTCCAACTCCGCCAGGGCACATGAATTGAATACGACCAAGGACTGGGTCGTCATCTACCGCGACGACGATCAACAACACGGTCGTTGGACGGTGATCACATCACAATTCGGAAAACTGCACGGCTGCCGCATCATTCGCGGCCGCGAAGACGAATGCCGCGAAGTCTACCTACGGAAGCAACCACAATGA
- a CDS encoding ABC transporter permease, with the protein MRKLDRKLLRDLYQLRGQASAIVLVIAAGVATFVMSMCAYRSLTATKDAFYRDYRFADLFSSTHRTPDAMLSRLRDIEGVAAVETRLVYDVLLDVPGMSEPATARLISIPDRGQSELNQVYIRRGRMIEPLHSGEVVVSEVFAKAHGFVPGDQVRAIINGKTQVMKIVGIALSPEYVIQVQPGSILPDDKRFGIFWIGRRDLEAAFDMTGAFNNVSVRLALGHETDRVIDELDRLLKPYGSVGSYDRDEQLSHRYLSDELSQLRGMAVMAPAIFLGVAAFLLNIAVSRIISQQREQIAALKAFGYSDFEVGAHYLNLVFVITVGGSIAGSGFGFWMGASMMGMYEEFYKFPALDFLVNWPAVAAAFLMTTVAAVVGTFVSVRSAVTLPPAEAMRPEAPPTYRTSWWERLLPKRWIAPEMRMVIRNVTRRPLRAGLSIVGISMAVAVMVLGNFSLDAMNYMMLFQFRLAQRQDLTVTFVEPATESVIYEVQNLDGVLESETMRSVATRIRFQNRSRRIGIMGLLPDPQLYRLLDVDERPVRIPQYGIMLNSKLAEILGTTVGDQVIVEVLEGKRPTLTLEVSAIVEEFAGLNAYMNKTRLHEVLQESNVASGAFLKVDPNRIDAVFAELEQRPGVGSVTIKDAMMQSFEQTVAENILVMRSFIVMFAAVIAVGVVYNTARISLSERQRDLATMRVIGFTNREVSTVLLGEIIIFTALAIPLGCLIGYGLAAITTAGLDTDNYRIPLVVSRNTLLLAASVVVVATILSATLVQRRVKHLDLISVLKTRD; encoded by the coding sequence ATGCGAAAGCTGGATCGCAAACTGCTTCGGGACCTGTATCAGTTGCGTGGCCAAGCCTCGGCGATCGTGTTGGTCATCGCCGCCGGGGTGGCGACGTTTGTGATGTCGATGTGTGCGTATCGGTCATTGACGGCGACGAAGGACGCATTCTACCGCGACTATCGATTCGCAGACCTGTTTTCATCAACGCACCGCACGCCCGATGCGATGCTGTCGCGGTTGCGGGACATCGAAGGGGTCGCTGCGGTCGAAACACGATTGGTGTATGACGTGTTGCTGGATGTCCCCGGAATGTCTGAACCGGCCACGGCCCGGCTGATCAGCATTCCCGACCGCGGCCAAAGCGAATTGAACCAGGTCTACATTCGGCGGGGTCGAATGATCGAACCGCTCCACAGCGGCGAAGTCGTCGTCTCGGAGGTGTTTGCCAAGGCCCACGGTTTTGTCCCCGGCGACCAGGTCCGCGCGATCATCAACGGCAAGACCCAGGTGATGAAGATTGTCGGCATCGCGTTGTCGCCGGAGTACGTCATTCAAGTGCAACCGGGCAGCATCTTGCCGGATGACAAGCGGTTCGGAATTTTTTGGATCGGCCGACGTGACCTGGAAGCCGCCTTTGACATGACCGGAGCATTCAACAACGTCTCGGTCCGCTTGGCACTGGGGCACGAGACCGACCGCGTCATCGATGAACTCGACCGCTTGCTCAAGCCCTACGGAAGCGTCGGTTCGTATGACCGCGACGAGCAACTGTCGCATCGCTACCTGTCCGATGAACTATCTCAACTACGTGGCATGGCGGTGATGGCGCCGGCGATCTTTTTGGGAGTCGCTGCATTTTTGCTGAACATCGCGGTTTCGCGGATCATCTCTCAACAACGCGAGCAGATCGCCGCCCTGAAAGCGTTCGGCTACTCCGATTTCGAAGTCGGCGCGCACTACTTGAATTTGGTTTTCGTGATCACCGTCGGCGGGTCGATCGCCGGCTCGGGCTTCGGATTCTGGATGGGGGCCAGCATGATGGGAATGTATGAGGAATTTTACAAATTCCCGGCCTTGGATTTTCTTGTCAACTGGCCGGCCGTCGCGGCGGCGTTCCTGATGACCACCGTCGCCGCCGTCGTGGGAACCTTTGTTTCGGTCCGCTCGGCCGTCACCTTGCCACCGGCCGAAGCGATGCGGCCCGAAGCCCCGCCGACCTATCGAACGTCGTGGTGGGAACGTTTGCTGCCCAAACGCTGGATCGCGCCGGAGATGCGAATGGTGATTCGCAACGTGACCCGGCGGCCGCTCCGCGCCGGGCTTTCGATCGTCGGGATTTCCATGGCCGTCGCCGTGATGGTGCTGGGTAATTTTTCGCTCGACGCCATGAACTACATGATGCTCTTTCAGTTCCGTCTGGCACAGCGACAGGACCTGACCGTCACCTTTGTCGAACCGGCGACCGAATCGGTGATCTACGAAGTGCAGAATCTGGACGGCGTGTTGGAAAGTGAAACGATGCGTAGCGTCGCGACACGGATCCGATTTCAAAATCGTTCGCGGCGGATCGGTATCATGGGTCTGCTGCCCGATCCGCAACTGTATCGTTTGCTGGATGTCGATGAGCGACCGGTCCGAATTCCCCAGTACGGCATCATGCTCAACAGCAAGCTGGCGGAGATCCTGGGCACGACGGTCGGCGATCAGGTGATCGTCGAAGTGTTGGAAGGGAAACGCCCGACGTTGACGCTGGAAGTCTCCGCGATCGTGGAGGAGTTCGCGGGGCTGAATGCCTACATGAACAAGACTCGGCTGCACGAGGTTCTACAGGAATCGAACGTCGCATCGGGTGCGTTTTTAAAAGTGGATCCGAACCGCATCGATGCGGTCTTCGCCGAACTGGAACAACGCCCCGGTGTGGGCAGTGTGACGATCAAAGACGCGATGATGCAGAGTTTTGAACAGACCGTGGCGGAGAATATTTTGGTGATGCGTTCGTTCATCGTCATGTTTGCCGCGGTGATCGCCGTCGGCGTCGTTTATAACACGGCCAGGATCTCGCTGTCCGAGCGTCAACGCGACTTGGCGACCATGCGGGTCATCGGATTCACCAATCGTGAAGTCAGCACCGTTTTGTTGGGCGAGATCATTATTTTTACCGCACTTGCGATCCCGCTGGGCTGCCTGATCGGGTACGGTTTGGCGGCCATCACGACCGCAGGGTTGGATACCGACAATTACCGGATTCCGTTGGTCGTCAGCCGCAACACGCTGCTGTTGGCCGCCTCGGTCGTGGTCGTCGCGACGATCCTCTCGGCCACCCTGGTGCAACGACGTGTCAAACACCTGGACCTGATCAGCGTCCTCAAAACAAGGGATTAG
- a CDS encoding flavodoxin domain-containing protein codes for MRTLILFATDEGQTEKIAVRISERLAEQGFASDRHNIAVDPETPIALDAYDAVIVGSPIHYSHYDARLADYLKQFRDVLHEMPSAFFSVSLGILSDAETEREEVRKITDAYLSETDWNPLLKIHFAGALSYSRYNWLKRKLMQIIARKAGSPTDTRFDYEFTNWVQVDQFVDQFVEFVNRCKQSDELYQQRTIYSTPTRRYSVAHLRAQAEESA; via the coding sequence ATGCGGACTTTGATCCTCTTTGCGACCGATGAAGGTCAAACCGAAAAGATCGCCGTTCGCATCTCCGAACGGCTTGCCGAGCAGGGCTTTGCATCGGACCGGCACAACATCGCGGTTGACCCCGAAACACCGATCGCGCTGGATGCGTACGATGCGGTGATCGTCGGTTCTCCGATCCACTACTCGCACTACGATGCGCGGTTGGCCGACTACCTGAAACAATTTCGTGACGTGTTGCATGAGATGCCATCGGCGTTCTTTTCGGTCAGTCTGGGGATCCTGAGCGACGCGGAAACCGAGCGCGAGGAAGTGCGAAAGATCACCGACGCCTATCTGAGCGAAACCGACTGGAACCCGCTGTTGAAAATTCATTTCGCCGGCGCCCTGTCGTATTCCAGGTACAACTGGTTGAAACGCAAGCTGATGCAGATCATCGCAAGAAAAGCCGGCAGCCCGACCGACACGCGTTTCGATTACGAGTTCACCAATTGGGTCCAAGTCGATCAATTCGTCGACCAGTTTGTCGAGTTCGTCAATCGCTGCAAACAGTCCGACGAACTGTACCAACAACGCACGATCTACTCGACGCCGACACGCCGCTATTCGGTCGCCCATCTCCGCGCCCAAGCGGAAGAGTCGGCCTGA
- a CDS encoding ABC transporter ATP-binding protein, producing MNPPTEQRCVFRAVDIAKIYQMGEVKVHALRGVSLDLYEGEFVVLLGASGSGKSTLLNILGGLDAPSSGSVHYLDRELTASDPSQLTRYRRDNVGFVFQFYNLIPSLTARENVELITEIAADPMDVLEALDMVGLKDRADHFPAQLSGGEQQRVAIARAIAKNPKVLLCDEPTGALDVQTGIVVLQAIGQINRQLGTTTAVITHNAEIAKMADRVILLSDGQIAGIESNSTKISAQDLRW from the coding sequence TTGAATCCCCCCACCGAGCAGCGATGTGTGTTTCGGGCCGTCGACATCGCCAAGATCTATCAAATGGGCGAGGTCAAGGTGCACGCGTTGCGGGGCGTCAGCTTGGATCTGTACGAAGGCGAGTTCGTCGTCTTGCTGGGGGCATCGGGCAGCGGAAAGTCGACGTTGCTGAACATCCTGGGCGGACTGGACGCGCCCAGTTCGGGCTCGGTTCACTATCTAGACCGAGAACTGACCGCCAGCGATCCGTCACAGCTGACACGCTATCGTCGTGACAACGTGGGATTCGTGTTTCAGTTTTACAACCTGATCCCCAGCTTGACGGCCCGAGAGAACGTCGAATTGATCACCGAGATCGCCGCCGATCCGATGGACGTGTTGGAGGCGTTGGACATGGTGGGATTAAAAGACCGCGCGGACCACTTCCCCGCACAGCTGTCCGGCGGGGAACAACAGCGGGTCGCGATCGCCCGCGCGATCGCAAAGAACCCCAAGGTCTTGCTGTGCGACGAACCGACCGGCGCGTTGGACGTGCAAACCGGCATCGTCGTGCTGCAGGCGATCGGACAGATCAATCGACAATTGGGGACGACCACGGCGGTGATCACGCACAACGCGGAAATCGCCAAAATGGCCGATCGGGTGATCCTGTTGTCCGATGGTCAGATCGCCGGGATCGAATCCAATTCGACCAAGATTTCGGCACAAGACCTGAGGTGGTGA
- a CDS encoding efflux RND transporter periplasmic adaptor subunit, with amino-acid sequence MRFSLKTLLWGILAIALAMVAAAALFPDPVAVRATRATSGPLRVSVVEDGKTRIREKYTVSAPVSGRLSRIELREGDYIDVRRLLAVILPSDPALLDQRSLAEAQARVQAAEAAVLRADSRERQAEIDFDLSRTKFERAQRLMPQNGISRDEYDIAESVMLADKQAIETAAFDAEISRFELKLAKAALDQFEGEDPNVQVSPFEIFSPIEGRVLRVLEKSSTVVAVGTPLIEVGDPRNLEMEIDVLSTDAVKIRSGAEVTIEHWGGQSPLRGSVRVVEPGAFTKISSLGVEEQRVNVIADFNEPPDRIASLGDGYRIEARITVKQLDNALLIPNNALFRYEQQWHVLVVQDGAAQLRKVEVGVQNESHAEIVSGLAEGERVIEYPSDQLEPGTPVTVVAK; translated from the coding sequence GTGCGATTCTCGTTGAAGACTTTGCTGTGGGGAATCTTGGCGATCGCGCTGGCGATGGTCGCCGCCGCTGCGCTGTTTCCCGATCCCGTTGCCGTTCGGGCGACTCGGGCAACCAGCGGTCCGCTGCGGGTGTCGGTGGTCGAAGACGGCAAGACCCGGATTCGCGAAAAATACACCGTCTCCGCTCCCGTGTCCGGCCGCTTGTCACGCATCGAACTTCGCGAAGGCGACTACATCGATGTCCGGCGTTTGCTGGCGGTGATCCTGCCCAGCGATCCCGCGCTGCTGGACCAACGCTCGCTCGCCGAGGCTCAGGCGCGGGTCCAGGCCGCCGAGGCCGCCGTGCTGCGAGCCGATTCCCGCGAACGACAAGCCGAGATCGACTTCGACTTGAGCCGAACCAAGTTTGAACGCGCCCAACGCCTGATGCCGCAAAACGGAATCTCACGCGACGAGTATGACATTGCCGAATCCGTCATGCTGGCTGACAAACAAGCCATCGAAACGGCCGCCTTTGACGCCGAAATCTCGCGATTCGAATTGAAACTTGCCAAAGCCGCCCTCGATCAGTTCGAAGGCGAAGATCCAAACGTCCAGGTTTCGCCCTTCGAAATCTTTTCACCCATCGAAGGACGCGTGCTCCGCGTGCTGGAAAAAAGCTCGACGGTGGTCGCCGTTGGGACACCGCTGATCGAAGTCGGCGATCCACGCAATTTGGAAATGGAGATCGATGTGCTGTCAACCGATGCGGTCAAGATCCGTTCCGGTGCCGAGGTCACGATCGAACACTGGGGCGGTCAAAGCCCGCTCCGAGGCAGCGTCCGCGTCGTCGAGCCGGGCGCCTTTACCAAAATCTCCTCACTGGGCGTGGAGGAGCAGCGCGTCAACGTCATCGCCGATTTCAATGAACCGCCTGACCGTATCGCCTCGCTCGGCGACGGCTATCGGATCGAAGCACGGATCACCGTCAAGCAACTCGACAACGCTCTACTGATCCCCAACAACGCTCTGTTTCGCTACGAACAGCAATGGCACGTGCTGGTCGTGCAAGACGGTGCAGCCCAATTGCGCAAAGTCGAGGTCGGCGTTCAAAATGAATCGCACGCAGAAATCGTTTCCGGATTGGCCGAGGGAGAACGCGTGATCGAATACCCCAGCGATCAATTGGAACCCGGCACACCCGTCACCGTGGTCGCCAAGTAG
- a CDS encoding methyltransferase family protein, translating to MLLWFLVFAQFLLAAALVLSAQWSPLPLAALSVAAPGIVLAVWAWAKMGWNKIRIHPSATDSTRLLTDGPYAIVRHPMYTGLLWFTAALLLTPFRWWRLASWVVLLLVLSAKAKHEEDSMRDRFDDYQAYQRRVGRLFPRRRTTSLPGRR from the coding sequence ATGTTGCTTTGGTTTCTCGTCTTTGCCCAATTCCTTCTCGCCGCGGCGCTGGTGCTGTCGGCACAGTGGTCGCCACTGCCGCTGGCGGCGCTCTCGGTCGCGGCGCCGGGGATCGTGTTGGCGGTTTGGGCGTGGGCAAAGATGGGATGGAACAAGATCCGTATTCATCCCTCAGCGACTGACAGCACCCGATTGCTGACCGATGGGCCGTACGCCATCGTCCGCCACCCGATGTACACCGGCCTGCTGTGGTTCACCGCGGCTTTGCTGCTGACTCCCTTTCGCTGGTGGCGTTTGGCCAGCTGGGTCGTGTTGCTATTGGTGTTATCTGCCAAAGCGAAACACGAGGAAGACTCGATGCGAGACCGCTTCGACGACTACCAGGCGTACCAACGACGCGTGGGGCGTCTGTTCCCGCGGCGCAGAACGACGTCCCTTCCGGGTCGTCGCTGA
- a CDS encoding MFS transporter, producing the protein MDLLSTVTGRKVLFGLLYFSEGAPIGFIWLGLPTRLRSLDVPLEQITWLMAFLILPWTLKFLWAPLIDLLRGPRWGFKHWITASQSAMALTLMPLLFLDLQQQFTAVSACLLAHAVAAATQDISVDALCIQQSTPQERGALNGWMQGGVLVGRAAMGGGSLMLQRWIGFGGVVCVLILLVLVSILLLIGCRERKFQLSGNGLKQELPAPWLARFAAMWRALLADLRGGQIWLGLFVAVSVPAAFKSLEAVIGPFLIDRDYPEYAIGQFTSTAMIGGMITGSLLAGRLSHRINSGRFLAIAIMINVLAITSFAVSDLTFAGDSGNHLLVLLSIVAVTIGWMTVALYNWLMNLTDPQLAATQFTAFMAATNACEAWSTALIGRLQSVFGYPPAVLVLSGISLGSALVAFALARRIAGNASEWN; encoded by the coding sequence GTGGATCTGCTCTCGACAGTCACCGGCCGGAAAGTCCTGTTCGGACTGCTCTATTTCAGCGAGGGCGCTCCGATCGGGTTTATCTGGCTGGGACTGCCGACGCGCCTGCGATCGCTGGACGTCCCACTGGAGCAGATCACTTGGTTGATGGCTTTTCTGATCTTGCCGTGGACCCTCAAGTTCTTGTGGGCGCCACTGATCGACTTGCTTCGTGGGCCACGCTGGGGATTCAAACACTGGATCACGGCCAGCCAATCGGCGATGGCATTGACCCTGATGCCGTTGCTGTTCCTTGATCTGCAACAACAGTTCACGGCCGTGTCGGCGTGTTTGCTGGCACACGCCGTGGCGGCCGCAACGCAAGATATCTCGGTCGATGCGTTGTGCATCCAGCAATCAACGCCTCAGGAGCGTGGGGCACTCAATGGATGGATGCAAGGCGGCGTGCTTGTCGGCCGCGCCGCGATGGGCGGCGGATCACTGATGCTTCAGCGATGGATCGGATTCGGCGGTGTCGTCTGTGTACTGATCCTCTTGGTGCTGGTTTCGATTTTGCTGTTGATCGGTTGTCGCGAAAGAAAGTTTCAGCTTTCTGGAAACGGGCTGAAGCAAGAGCTCCCAGCGCCGTGGCTGGCACGATTTGCTGCCATGTGGCGTGCCTTGCTAGCCGATCTGCGAGGCGGTCAAATCTGGCTCGGTCTGTTCGTTGCGGTCTCCGTCCCCGCAGCCTTCAAATCACTCGAAGCCGTGATCGGTCCGTTTCTGATCGATCGAGATTACCCTGAATACGCGATCGGACAATTCACGTCCACGGCGATGATCGGGGGGATGATCACAGGCTCTCTGCTGGCCGGCCGACTGTCACATCGAATCAATAGCGGTCGTTTTCTCGCAATCGCAATCATGATCAATGTGTTGGCAATCACGTCGTTTGCGGTCAGTGACCTGACCTTCGCTGGCGATAGCGGTAACCACCTTCTGGTCCTGCTGAGCATCGTTGCCGTCACGATCGGATGGATGACGGTGGCGTTATACAACTGGTTGATGAACCTGACCGATCCGCAGTTGGCGGCGACCCAATTCACGGCCTTTATGGCGGCGACCAATGCCTGTGAAGCGTGGTCGACGGCACTGATCGGCAGACTGCAGTCCGTCTTCGGATACCCCCCCGCCGTCCTGGTCCTGAGCGGGATCAGCCTCGGATCCGCGCTGGTCGCCTTCGCACTGGCACGCCGAATCGCGGGGAACGCGTCTGAATGGAATTGA
- a CDS encoding glutaredoxin family protein has protein sequence MLLRLLLLSILVWWTGSSTIVRAEELRGSEAVGVIRMDVFVRSDRDSAEAVSAYCGELKQRTNGLEVRIHDVLKDKTQLLRLYQLSKKSGRPTPVLPAIYVCDRMFFGFDDAVRTGPEVEKLFTANLYTRTTCPKCQNLKAFLPTLKKRWPAIRFVIHDVDQSATARSSWEALCRKAGSPPGLPTIDFAGRILIGYQGDDVTGAQLGQLIRDVSGVTPDEPLGWNRSGNAGDRLVRNADRTLKVQTALLSTAVLPTRLLAAQPPPTEDSSQLGAAPSDTPSDSQPEISLDMLELPDEATAAETGASEVPPEVVTTDTIDVPMLGRLSASELGMPLFTLAVGLVDGFNPCAMWVLVFLLSVLVNIKDRRKILVIAGTFVFVSGLAYYAFMAAWLSLFLLIGIARPVQIALGLLALFIGMVNVKDFFALKKGISLSIPESHKPGLYRRVREIVGAKYLSVALAGAVVLAVIVNMIELLCTAGLPALYTQVLAMQEYPSWKNYSYLLLYIAAYMFDDALLVTVVVATLSHRRLQEREGRWLKLLSGAVILVLGLVMLLRPSWLQLGS, from the coding sequence ATGCTTTTACGACTTCTGCTACTAAGTATTCTTGTGTGGTGGACCGGTTCGTCGACCATAGTACGAGCCGAAGAACTTCGCGGTAGCGAGGCGGTCGGTGTCATACGAATGGACGTTTTCGTTCGCAGTGACCGCGATTCCGCGGAAGCCGTGAGCGCCTACTGTGGAGAACTGAAACAACGGACCAATGGGTTGGAGGTTCGGATCCACGATGTCTTGAAAGACAAGACACAGCTGTTGCGGTTGTACCAGCTGTCCAAAAAATCAGGACGGCCTACGCCGGTGCTGCCCGCGATTTATGTTTGCGACCGCATGTTTTTCGGTTTCGACGATGCGGTTCGCACCGGACCGGAAGTTGAAAAATTATTCACCGCGAATCTCTACACCCGCACGACTTGTCCCAAGTGCCAAAATCTGAAAGCGTTTTTGCCGACGCTGAAGAAGCGTTGGCCGGCGATCCGGTTTGTCATCCATGATGTTGACCAGTCCGCGACAGCAAGGTCTTCATGGGAGGCGTTGTGTCGTAAAGCGGGCAGCCCGCCGGGATTGCCGACGATCGATTTTGCCGGCCGCATCTTGATCGGATACCAGGGCGACGACGTTACGGGCGCGCAACTGGGGCAGCTGATCCGGGACGTGTCCGGAGTGACACCGGACGAACCGTTGGGCTGGAATCGGTCCGGCAACGCGGGCGATCGGCTGGTCCGCAATGCCGATCGCACGTTGAAGGTCCAGACCGCATTGTTGTCGACCGCGGTGCTGCCGACGCGACTGCTGGCGGCGCAACCGCCGCCGACGGAGGATTCCTCGCAGTTGGGTGCTGCCCCGTCTGATACGCCGTCGGATTCCCAACCGGAAATCTCGTTGGACATGCTAGAACTTCCCGATGAGGCCACTGCGGCGGAAACGGGGGCCAGCGAGGTGCCGCCGGAGGTGGTGACGACGGACACGATCGACGTTCCCATGCTGGGGCGCTTGAGTGCCTCGGAGCTGGGCATGCCACTGTTTACGTTGGCGGTCGGACTGGTCGATGGATTCAATCCCTGCGCCATGTGGGTGTTGGTGTTTTTGTTGTCCGTGTTGGTCAATATCAAGGATCGACGCAAGATTTTGGTGATCGCGGGAACGTTCGTGTTCGTCAGCGGACTGGCCTATTATGCATTCATGGCGGCGTGGCTGAGTCTGTTTCTATTGATCGGAATCGCGCGACCGGTGCAGATCGCGTTGGGGCTGTTGGCGTTGTTCATCGGCATGGTCAACGTCAAGGACTTTTTTGCGCTGAAGAAGGGGATTTCGCTGTCGATTCCCGAATCGCATAAACCGGGGTTGTATCGTCGAGTCCGTGAGATTGTCGGTGCAAAGTACTTGTCGGTGGCGCTGGCCGGTGCAGTGGTGTTGGCGGTCATCGTTAACATGATCGAATTGCTGTGTACCGCGGGGCTGCCGGCGCTGTACACGCAAGTGTTGGCGATGCAGGAGTATCCGTCGTGGAAGAATTATTCCTATTTGCTGCTCTATATCGCGGCATACATGTTTGACGACGCGCTGTTGGTCACAGTCGTGGTCGCGACGCTGTCGCATCGCAGATTGCAGGAACGCGAGGGACGTTGGCTGAAACTTCTTAGCGGTGCGGTCATTTTGGTGCTCGGTCTGGTCATGCTTCTTCGTCCGTCGTGGTTGCAACTTGGGTCGTAA